The genomic segment CTCCtatctatattattaattattttaaacaatttttcattatcttcattggaacaattttttaacttaaaacAAACTAATCCTGCTATTTGTTTTGTTACAACTTCAAGATAATCTTTTGATAAGAGAAGACTTTCTAAAAATTGGGCACATTTTATTTGTTGTCTTtgaatatttcttatcatgtCAAAACCAAAAGTTTTTTGAAGAAAccaaattttaatacttcTGTTAACACGTGGATTGGGTCCTAATgaatttaattcttttaatgatgcataaatatttgatataaataacattGAAGCATCTTGATTTATAACACTACttttatgtaaattaataacaaatgAATCAACATATGAAAAaccttttaaaatatattgatattcttgtaaaagaaaaaaaccACCCAAATAGGCTGAGTCACAATGTACCCATAAACCTTCTTTCTTAGATATTGGAGCATAAATTTCAGGTGAATCAATACCACATGTTGAAGTACTACCAATAGgtaatgtaataaaaaaaggaaTCATTCCATTTTTACGATCTGTAAATATTGCTTTTTCAATTCCTCCattatatatagtaaaatttgataatttattatcataatatataGGAAGTTTACGTATTCTTACATTTGCAAGTAAATAAGCTTTTTCAACTGATGAATGTGCTTGTTCTGAAGTATAagcaattaaataattatataaaaaataacaattaaaatcattaatgATATCCCATTcatctaaatattttaataaatctttctccaaattatctaatatatttatattaattaaattattttcttttaatttatataaatttttaaatttttttataacatattcTCTTGCCATTAAAACACTTTTATATGTTCCTTCACTAGCACTACCATAAAACCATTTCCTATAAtctatattttcttttttccaAAATTTTTCATCTAAATTCATTTCTTTACCAATATGTTGTATTGTTTCATATTCTAAGTTTATTAATTCATCATTAATACGATAACCAAATGCTGAAGCAAAAAGGTCTCCTAAGAcacataaataatttgtatgACATGGAAAGTATGCTAAAAAATTTGGATGAAGCCAATGTGTTGTATGTTCAagtaatttttcataaattggtattaaattttctaaactTGTTCCATATTTTGGTGgttttgattttaatatacCAGAAATTGTCATTGGTGGTGAATTTGATGTtggaagaaaatttttatttatattttgccaatattttataataaatttaaatgctGCTGTTGCtgcttttttaaattcttctATATCTAAAGGATTAATTAattcaattaataaattctaaaaatatatataataaatatagatataaaaattttataatttttttgttaccttatcatatttatatttgtaaaaattttttaatcccTCAATACCAAATGTTGATATAATCATCCATAATCGTATACCACGAGGTCTTTTACTAAATCCAAAACTAATATGTCTTAAATCAGCAATCATTCCTTGATTTGAATGTCTTAAGTATGTTGGtgttattgataaattatcctctgcttctttataattttttaaccaTAATATAGTACATGGttcatttgttaaaaatacaCTTTGAATATCACTTACTATAGAGtcaacattttttaacaatatatttaatttataatatttttttatcaataattctCCCGTAACATTGGATAAATTTACTGTTAtccaaatattatattttttgcaaattgaaattatattttcaagaataattaatgaatcaattatattataatcaattgaatatatacatataaatggaaataaaaaatttcctttatctttttgtattgtttttataaataattcaggtaattgtttatttatattttctagaATTTCTAATTGTACACCTgaatctttaaatatttttggtaatttataatttacctTCCCAATAAAATAACCTTTTagatttttattgtattttggTTCATGTTTTGAAAAGTATGAATAACATTCAGAAGATTGGTCATATGAAGGCTTACCTATAAGAACATCATCTTTACATAACTGTATCATATTActattatcaattaatttatctgATAATATAcgaatttttctattttttgcACATACTATAGATAAAATAAGACATTCTTCAAGTGTATAATGAAATGCACCATTTCCTTTATTATATTGGTTAGAGAAACATTTAGGgatatttaatgaataagCTATCCAATCAGTCATTAATAATTCTGTTTCAGTTACAAGTGGTGATGCTTGCCATGTAAATCCTGGTGATCCAACTGCTGTCATAAGTATTTCAGCAACAATACTAGGATATGATATAACATCCTTAGcattgtaatatattttattaatattaccaaaatttatttgataatttccattttgaaaatatatttttttaataaaacaattaaaaatatttatcaaattattttcagacttgaaaaatgtaaaattttctgaaaaatatttaacaatttgtTTTATGTGAACTTGAAAAAGTGTACTAAAAAAATGcttattaatatattcatttgaTTTAAATACACGTTtcataaaacaatttaatattttatcaccATAATTTTTCTCAATTAGATAATAATTATCACAATTTTCTAGATAAGTTTCTTCTTTAATAGTAGTTAAATAGTCACAAATAGCTTCAACAAATTTAGGGAAAGATTCTTTTAAAGCATTAGCATCcatattcaaaaaatgaaaGGTAACGATAATGTAATTTGACTACtagttataaataatttttatgaacagaaacaattatatttgtatatgtttgatttgttaaatgataaactacaaattcttatcataaaaaaattaatcaaacttaatataataataaaacaaacataaatatataagataattattatctttattataagATTTTATGCGTCTTATTTGTGATAAAAGTGTTttgacataaaaaaaaagtagtcatttttttgtggataaattttaataattttatatggtctttttaaataaaattttctttaattattagtttacatcattatatgaaattgaaatttttttttaatttttaataataattctgTTAAATATGacacaaatatttataaaattgatatgTTTTTGAAACTAGAAtgtttttatcataaaaaaatattaaaggaatttattattactggtaaataatatttttttaaaaaactaaacacaattacatattttttaactgtttaaaaagataagtactatgtaaaaaaataattcatgtTCAGATTATACTCTGTctgattaaataattaactattttataaaaatttatagttgtgcgaaaaaattttttatcatttattaagaaataacTGTTGATTTatagataattaaaattctttttttgcTTATATgaaatttgaatttttttttctaacaatAGTTGacataacaatattttatttgtaaacaataaagaaaaaccttcaaagatataaaaaaattaaaataaaattattttgatttaaaattaataatttttaattgtatagACTTTTCttactaatatttaattatataattttcttattacaatttacttgaaatgttttaaaatgcataagtaaacaattaaatttatttcaaagctgttttaatacaatttttatctaaattttatttaattgcaaatattaagaaaaaaaagtgttatgatattaaataaaatacttttattatttgaaataatatgattaacacagattttgaataaaaaatttctttttatattttcaataaacttttattaaaaagtgcaagtaattaaaaaaaaaacttttttaaaaaagaataaaaatgttttaaattaaaaatatgtcaAGAAATATTTGACATTgattatttcttaaattgagttgtaaatatattattctacatattcaaaattatatttatgtataataaatagatacaattttaatggcattttaaaaataataatgtttataatatcaaatgataaatatatgtttatagtttatattttgtagTTATTTGTTGTTTTACTTATagtttatacttttttagttagaaattttatcattaaattagaaatatagttttttttattacttttttgttttcatttaaattttatcttaaaaatatgttttatagttgcaagaatatattataaattaaaaacatttttgttaaaattatttgaccAAGTTATTATACTTGTTTCGCTTTTCAACTAATAAATCATTGACAAATATCTTAAACATATTAACATTGAAGCAAAATTATTACTTGAAATTAGCTCAATacaaaactttatttataatcaCGACgcatttgaattattttaataacacaggtaaaatgataaattatcaactttttaaatatttataaaaattagtaagaaatatgttgataatcattaaatttg from the Strongyloides ratti genome assembly S_ratti_ED321, chromosome : X genome contains:
- a CDS encoding Histidine decarboxylase; translated protein: MDANALKESFPKFVEAICDYLTTIKEETYLENCDNYYLIEKNYGDKILNCFMKRVFKSNEYINKHFFSTLFQVHIKQIVKYFSENFTFFKSENNLINIFNCFIKKIYFQNGNYQINFGNINKIYYNAKDVISYPSIVAEILMTAVGSPGFTWQASPLVTETELLMTDWIAYSLNIPKCFSNQYNKGNGAFHYTLEECLILSIVCAKNRKIRILSDKLIDNSNMIQLCKDDVLIGKPSYDQSSECYSYFSKHEPKYNKNLKGYFIGKVNYKLPKIFKDSGVQLEILENINKQLPELFIKTIQKDKGNFLFPFICIYSIDYNIIDSLIILENIISICKKYNIWITVNLSNVTGELLIKKYYKLNILLKNVDSIVSDIQSVFLTNEPCTILWLKNYKEAEDNLSITPTYLRHSNQGMIADLRHISFGFSKRPRGIRLWMIISTFGIEGLKNFYKYKYDKNLLIELINPLDIEEFKKAATAAFKFIIKYWQNINKNFLPTSNSPPMTISGILKSKPPKYGTSLENLIPIYEKLLEHTTHWLHPNFLAYFPCHTNYLCVLGDLFASAFGYRINDELINLEYETIQHIGKEMNLDEKFWKKENIDYRKWFYGSASEGTYKSVLMAREYVIKKFKNLYKLKENNLININILDNLEKDLLKYLDEWDIINDFNCYFLYNYLIAYTSEQAHSSVEKAYLLANVRIRKLPIYYDNKLSNFTIYNGGIEKAIFTDRKNGMIPFFITLPIGSTSTCGIDSPEIYAPISKKEGLWVHCDSAYLGGFFLLQEYQYILKGFSYVDSFVINLHKSSVINQDASMLFISNIYASLKELNSLGPNPRVNRSIKIWFLQKTFGFDMIRNIQRQQIKCAQFLESLLLSKDYLEVVTKQIAGLVCFKLKNCSNEDNEKLFKIINNIDRRIHITESHVNSIHFMRISINNPQMTYHDINFIFKVICENSEKFIKQKKLI